From the Osmerus eperlanus chromosome 19, fOsmEpe2.1, whole genome shotgun sequence genome, one window contains:
- the nrgna gene encoding neurogranin (protein kinase C substrate, RC3) a has protein sequence MDCRNDGCPRPHEEDIMDIPLDDPEANKAAAKIQASFRGHMTRKKMKDEKPREEKRREQK, from the exons ATGGATTGCCGAAAC GATGGGTGTCCCAGACCCCATGAGGAAGACATCATGGACATACCCCTGGACGACCCTGAAGCCAACAAGGCAGCCGCCAAGATCCAGGCCAGCTTTCGTGGTCACATGACCCGCAAGAAAATGAAGGATGAAAAACCCAGGGAGGAG